The DNA region CCGTCTTCGCTCGACGGCCAGCCCCTGGACGACTGGATGAAGGCCAGGATGCTGGTATCCAAGAATGCGCAGGTGACGGTCGTCGTGCTGGAGCCGGCGAAGCACCGGGAGCTGACCATCGCCGGCCTCCAGGCGCTCAACCAGTGGCAGTTCGAGCCGCAATTGAAGGGAGACGAGCCGGTTGACGGGGAACTGACCGTGCGCATCCACTTTCGGACTCGATAACGGCGCGGGCCAAGGGCAGGGGGCTCACACTGGACTGGGATACGACGTTCTTCCTGACGATCAACGGCTTGGCTGAGCGATCGGCCGGAGCGGACTGGATCATGCTGGCGCTCGGCTGGACCACAAGCCTGGCTGTGCCGGGCGCTCTGGCCTTCAGCTATTGGCTCTGGCTGAATCGCCGGGAGGCGCTGATCGGGGGCGTGACGCTGACCGTGCTGGTCGTGCTCGGGGACCTGCTCGGGGCCCAACTCAAGCATCTGGTCGGTCGCGTCCGGCCTTGCCACGTGCTGACCGGCATCCATCAACTGACCGGCTGTGGCGGGACCTTCAGTTTTCCTTCCAACCACGCGCTCAACGTCGCCACCGTCGCCGCGTTCTTCCAAGTCCTGTATCCGGCAACCGGGTGGGTGACCTGGCCGGTCGTGGTCCTGGCCGGGTTCTCGCGGGTCTACGTCGGAGCCCACTACGCGACTGACGTGCTGGGCGGCTGGCTCATCGGGGCCGCGCTGGGAGCGGGGGCGGCGCTCTGGCTGACCCGCTGGCCGGCCTTCCGACCGTTCCAGTCCGGGCTAACAGGATCGGGCCGGTCTCTACGGTAACAGCTCGAATTCCAGGAAATATTGGCGGGGCAGGAAGGCGTGCTCGCGGACCAGACGGTAGCCGGCCTGGCCCATCTCCCGAACCACGGTCTCCCGCGGCACCAAGTGCTGTTTGGGAAAGCCCACGTCGCCCGACCGTTCGTCATGGTAGAAGTCGAGGATCGCGACTCTCCCGCCCTTCCTGAGCGCAGCTTTGACGTTGGCGAAATAAGCCGGCCGGCGGTCCAGGTGGTGATAGACGTTGCAGAGGAAGACCAGGTCCACGGACTCGGCCGGCAGCTTCGGGTCGTCCGGCCGGGCCAGGACGAACTCGGCCGAGTAGGGGACGTGCAGGTGGACAAGACTGTCCTTGACGTAGGCGAGCATCTCCGGCTCGACGTCGATCGCATAGACCTTGCCGGTCTCGGTCACGGCCTCCACGAACCGGCGGGTGAAGTAGCCGGAGCCGGACCCCAGGTCGGCCACGGCCATCCCCGGCCTGAGCGCCAGCGCCTTGATGACCTGGGACGGCTTCTGGTCCTTGTCCCGCTCCGCACGGTCGAGGTGCTCCAGGTAGGCCTTGAGGTCTGAAGGGTTGCGATGACGCCCCTGACCCTCGTGCCCCTGGCCGTGCTGCGCGGTGGCGACGGAGATGGGTCCGCCGACCGCGGCCGTCAG from Nitrospirota bacterium includes:
- a CDS encoding phosphatase PAP2 family protein, which encodes MDWDTTFFLTINGLAERSAGADWIMLALGWTTSLAVPGALAFSYWLWLNRREALIGGVTLTVLVVLGDLLGAQLKHLVGRVRPCHVLTGIHQLTGCGGTFSFPSNHALNVATVAAFFQVLYPATGWVTWPVVVLAGFSRVYVGAHYATDVLGGWLIGAALGAGAALWLTRWPAFRPFQSGLTGSGRSLR
- a CDS encoding class I SAM-dependent methyltransferase, producing MSRRLPGRIAGPPLILAIGLLLTAAVGGPISVATAQHGQGHEGQGRHRNPSDLKAYLEHLDRAERDKDQKPSQVIKALALRPGMAVADLGSGSGYFTRRFVEAVTETGKVYAIDVEPEMLAYVKDSLVHLHVPYSAEFVLARPDDPKLPAESVDLVFLCNVYHHLDRRPAYFANVKAALRKGGRVAILDFYHDERSGDVGFPKQHLVPRETVVREMGQAGYRLVREHAFLPRQYFLEFELLP
- a CDS encoding energy transducer TonB; its protein translation is MRRLLGFIPLIGVMVLLWPACSGAAQGDEATHQSDHAADAPDVILPDVHVHGVPLNRDRQLGPVATYTPWPAVPSSLDGQPLDDWMKARMLVSKNAQVTVVVLEPAKHRELTIAGLQALNQWQFEPQLKGDEPVDGELTVRIHFRTR